In Ahaetulla prasina isolate Xishuangbanna chromosome 6, ASM2864084v1, whole genome shotgun sequence, a single window of DNA contains:
- the SUCNR1 gene encoding succinate receptor 1 isoform X1, with the protein MDTNDTRECMKLPDQLEKYYLTTMYSLEFIFGFTGNAVVGLGSLFYWKTWKSSNIYLINLILSDLSFLCTLPWLVSSYSKGIDDNVWCQFNRIILYFNLYTSILFLTFISIDRYLLMKYPFKNHFLQKKATAIVFSVAIWIWIMLELSPIYYFITFQNKSNSSQCLDYASSGDALPSLIYSLILTVTGYIIPLCIMWFFYVKTRALLISHSLRFTTALPLEKPLTLIIMAVSIFSLLFAPYHIMRNVRIASRISSWKPSECTENVIKAAYTITRPIAFLNSVINPIFYFLMGDHFRETLMINIRYFLKRVLPCYK; encoded by the exons ATG GACACAAATGACACCAGAGAATGCATGAAGCTACCGGACCAGCTGGAAAAATATTACCTTACCACCATGTACTCTCTTGAATTCATCTTTGGTTTCACTGGAAATGCTGTTGTTGGTTTGGGTTCACTTTTCTACTGGAAGACCTGGAAAAGTAGCAACATCTACCTGATCAACTTAATCCTGTCAGATTTATCTTTTCTTTGCACACTGCCATGGCTAGTGTCAAGTTATTCCAAAGGAATAGATGACAACGTGTGGTGCCAATTTAACAGAATTatcctgtattttaatttgtacacaaGCATCCTTTTCCTGACATTTATAAGTATTGACAGGTATCTGCTCATGAAGTATCCCTTCAAAAATCATTTTCTGCAGAAGAAAGCCACGGCTATTGTTTTCTCAGTAGCCATATGGATCTGGATTATGTTGGAACTGTCTCCTATATACTACTTCATCACCTTTCAGAATAAAAGCAACAGTAGCCAATGTTTAGATTATGCAAGTTCAGGAGATGCACTCCCCAGCCTCATCTACAGTCTGATCTTGACAGTCACTGGGTATATAATCCCATTGTGTATCATGTGGTTTTTTTATGTAAAGACTCGTGCTCTCCTTATAAGCCACAGTTTGCGGTTCACCACCGCTCTGCCTCTTGAGAAGCCTCTCACGCTAATCATTATGGCAGTGAGTATCTTCTCACTTCTCTTTGCTCCCTATCACATCATGCGCAATGTTAGAATTGCCTCCCGAATATCATCCTGGAAGCCTTCCGAATGCACTGAGAACGTGATTAAAGCTGCTTACACAATAACAAGGCCTATTGCCTTCTTGAACAGTGTAATTAATCCCATCTTTTATTTCTTAATGGGAGATCACTTCAGGGAAACGCTCATGATCAACATAAGGTATTTCTTAAAAAGAGTTCTACCTTGCTATAAATGA
- the SUCNR1 gene encoding succinate receptor 1 isoform X2: MKLPDQLEKYYLTTMYSLEFIFGFTGNAVVGLGSLFYWKTWKSSNIYLINLILSDLSFLCTLPWLVSSYSKGIDDNVWCQFNRIILYFNLYTSILFLTFISIDRYLLMKYPFKNHFLQKKATAIVFSVAIWIWIMLELSPIYYFITFQNKSNSSQCLDYASSGDALPSLIYSLILTVTGYIIPLCIMWFFYVKTRALLISHSLRFTTALPLEKPLTLIIMAVSIFSLLFAPYHIMRNVRIASRISSWKPSECTENVIKAAYTITRPIAFLNSVINPIFYFLMGDHFRETLMINIRYFLKRVLPCYK, translated from the coding sequence ATGAAGCTACCGGACCAGCTGGAAAAATATTACCTTACCACCATGTACTCTCTTGAATTCATCTTTGGTTTCACTGGAAATGCTGTTGTTGGTTTGGGTTCACTTTTCTACTGGAAGACCTGGAAAAGTAGCAACATCTACCTGATCAACTTAATCCTGTCAGATTTATCTTTTCTTTGCACACTGCCATGGCTAGTGTCAAGTTATTCCAAAGGAATAGATGACAACGTGTGGTGCCAATTTAACAGAATTatcctgtattttaatttgtacacaaGCATCCTTTTCCTGACATTTATAAGTATTGACAGGTATCTGCTCATGAAGTATCCCTTCAAAAATCATTTTCTGCAGAAGAAAGCCACGGCTATTGTTTTCTCAGTAGCCATATGGATCTGGATTATGTTGGAACTGTCTCCTATATACTACTTCATCACCTTTCAGAATAAAAGCAACAGTAGCCAATGTTTAGATTATGCAAGTTCAGGAGATGCACTCCCCAGCCTCATCTACAGTCTGATCTTGACAGTCACTGGGTATATAATCCCATTGTGTATCATGTGGTTTTTTTATGTAAAGACTCGTGCTCTCCTTATAAGCCACAGTTTGCGGTTCACCACCGCTCTGCCTCTTGAGAAGCCTCTCACGCTAATCATTATGGCAGTGAGTATCTTCTCACTTCTCTTTGCTCCCTATCACATCATGCGCAATGTTAGAATTGCCTCCCGAATATCATCCTGGAAGCCTTCCGAATGCACTGAGAACGTGATTAAAGCTGCTTACACAATAACAAGGCCTATTGCCTTCTTGAACAGTGTAATTAATCCCATCTTTTATTTCTTAATGGGAGATCACTTCAGGGAAACGCTCATGATCAACATAAGGTATTTCTTAAAAAGAGTTCTACCTTGCTATAAATGA